From a single Streptomyces liliifuscus genomic region:
- a CDS encoding 6-phospho-beta-glucosidase, with product MKLTILGGGGFRVPLVYGALLGDRGEGRVTDVVLHDLDAGRLSAVARVLAEQAAGVPDAPAVTATTDLDEALRGADFIFSAIRVGGLEGRAADERVALDQGVLGQETVGAGGIAYGLRTVPVAVDIAQRVARLAPDAWLINFTNPAGLVTEAMSRHLGDRVIGICDSPVGLGRRIARVLGANPREAWIDYVGLNHLGWVRGLHVAGRDELPRLLADPDLLGSFEEGKLFGTEWLQSLGAIPNEYLHYYYFNREAVRAYSEAEKTRGAFLRDQQEHFYEEMKRPDAAALTAWDRTRAEREATYMSENRETAGAGERDADDLSGGYEKVALALMRAIARDERTTLILNVRNQGTLSVLDTDAVIEVPCLVDANGAHPVAVAPLPDHATGLVCAVKAVEREVLAAAESRSRTTAVKAFALHPLVDSVNVARRLVDGYTGAHPGLAYLE from the coding sequence GTGAAGCTGACGATTCTGGGCGGCGGCGGGTTCCGGGTGCCGCTCGTGTACGGGGCGCTCCTCGGGGACCGCGGCGAGGGCCGCGTCACCGACGTCGTGCTGCACGACCTGGACGCGGGACGGCTCTCCGCCGTCGCCCGCGTCCTCGCCGAGCAGGCGGCGGGCGTCCCCGACGCACCCGCCGTGACCGCCACCACCGACCTCGACGAAGCGCTGCGCGGCGCCGACTTCATCTTCTCCGCGATCCGCGTCGGTGGCCTCGAAGGTCGTGCCGCGGACGAGCGGGTCGCCCTCGACCAGGGCGTCCTCGGCCAGGAGACGGTCGGCGCCGGCGGCATCGCGTACGGACTGCGCACGGTGCCCGTCGCCGTGGACATCGCACAGCGTGTGGCCCGGCTCGCGCCCGACGCCTGGCTCATCAACTTCACCAACCCGGCGGGCCTGGTCACCGAGGCCATGTCCCGGCACCTCGGCGACCGCGTGATCGGCATCTGCGACTCACCGGTCGGCCTCGGCCGCCGTATCGCCCGGGTGCTCGGCGCCAACCCGCGCGAGGCCTGGATCGACTACGTCGGCCTCAACCACCTCGGCTGGGTCCGCGGCCTGCACGTCGCCGGACGCGACGAACTCCCGCGGCTGCTCGCCGACCCGGACCTCCTCGGCTCCTTCGAGGAGGGCAAGCTCTTCGGCACCGAGTGGCTCCAGTCGCTCGGCGCGATCCCGAACGAGTACCTGCACTACTACTACTTCAACCGGGAAGCGGTCCGCGCCTACAGCGAGGCCGAGAAGACCCGCGGCGCGTTCCTCCGCGACCAGCAGGAGCACTTCTACGAGGAGATGAAGCGCCCGGACGCCGCCGCGCTCACCGCCTGGGACCGTACGCGCGCCGAGCGCGAGGCCACGTACATGTCGGAGAACCGGGAGACGGCCGGCGCCGGCGAGCGTGACGCCGACGACCTCTCCGGCGGCTACGAGAAGGTGGCGCTCGCCCTGATGCGGGCCATCGCCCGCGACGAGCGCACCACGCTGATCCTCAACGTCCGGAACCAAGGCACCCTCTCGGTGCTCGACACGGACGCCGTCATCGAGGTGCCCTGCCTCGTCGACGCCAACGGCGCCCACCCCGTCGCCGTCGCCCCGCTCCCGGACCACGCGACAGGCCTGGTCTGCGCGGTGAAGGCGGTGGAGCGAGAGGTGCTCGCCGCCGCCGAGTCGCGCTCCCGCACGACGGCCGTGAAGGCCTTCGCCCTGCACCCGCTCGTCGACTCCGTGAATGTCGCCCGCAGGCTGGTCGACGGATACACCGGAGCCCATCCTGGGTTGGCGTACCTTGAGTAA
- a CDS encoding DeoR/GlpR family DNA-binding transcription regulator: MLAERRHQLILRALRNGGPAAVTDLSEQLGVSPATVRRDLLKLEEEGLLTRVHGGAVAEEGDQPFAEVAEVRVAEKDAIAERAAAMVEDGQSVLLDIGTTAYRLARQLHGRRITVITSNLVVYEELVDDEGIELVLLGGMVRREYRSLVGFLTEDNLRQLHADWLFLGTSGVRPGGQVMDTTVVEVPVKRAMIKAADRVVLLADRAKFPGTGMAKVCGPEELDVVVTNGPADAGTRSALEEAGVRVVLT; encoded by the coding sequence GTGCTGGCAGAGCGACGACATCAACTCATCCTGCGGGCCCTGCGCAACGGGGGCCCCGCAGCCGTCACCGACCTCTCGGAGCAGCTGGGTGTGAGCCCCGCCACAGTCCGGCGTGACCTGCTCAAACTGGAGGAGGAGGGGCTGCTCACCCGCGTGCACGGCGGGGCGGTCGCCGAGGAGGGCGACCAGCCCTTCGCCGAGGTCGCCGAGGTGCGCGTGGCCGAGAAGGACGCCATAGCCGAACGCGCCGCCGCGATGGTCGAGGACGGCCAGTCGGTCCTGCTCGACATCGGCACCACCGCCTACCGGCTGGCCCGGCAGCTGCACGGCCGCCGGATCACCGTGATCACCAGCAACCTCGTGGTCTACGAGGAGCTGGTGGACGACGAGGGCATCGAACTGGTGCTGCTCGGCGGCATGGTCCGCCGCGAGTACCGCTCACTGGTCGGCTTCCTCACCGAGGACAACCTGCGTCAGCTGCACGCGGACTGGCTCTTCCTCGGCACCAGTGGAGTGCGGCCCGGCGGGCAGGTGATGGACACGACGGTCGTCGAGGTGCCGGTCAAGCGGGCCATGATCAAGGCGGCCGACCGGGTCGTCCTGCTCGCCGACCGCGCCAAGTTCCCGGGCACGGGCATGGCCAAGGTCTGCGGGCCCGAGGAACTGGACGTGGTGGTGACCAACGGACCGGCGGACGCCGGGACGCGGTCGGCCCTGGAGGAGGCGGGCGTGCGCGTGGTGCTGACGTGA